The following nucleotide sequence is from Apium graveolens cultivar Ventura chromosome 4, ASM990537v1, whole genome shotgun sequence.
TCCATCTTTTTGTTAACTAAGTGATGTGGGCATTGCAGATTATTGTATTTGAATTTATTTAATGTTCATTTAGATTAAGTAATTTTGAATATGAAATGTTTTGTTGTTTAGGTAAATTTATTTTCTGCTTGTATTCTTAAAAAGAAATCAGTGACAGCTATTTTGTACTGTTGTGTCAGGAGATAAACAAAAAATGCCTAATTTTGATGCGTTTTAGCATGTAACACAAATTGAACTTCCGTGGCACATATAGTGCAACACAATATTGTCTTGCATTTACCTTGTAACTACATTAAAATATGTGTTTAACAGTTTCCTGGTTTACAAGTTTTTTCAACCAACAACCAATTTCACATTCACATAAAAACACATATGTTAGTACAGGTTAAACTAAACATGTGACATGTACAGAAAACATAAATTTAGAAATTGGTCAGAGACTTGTATAAATAAAACAGTTAACATAGAATATAGCAAATATAGATTGATAAGAAATTTGAACCTCAAATTGGAGTTTAAATCCTCAAATTATAATATCAAATTTAATTATCTTAAGAATTGATAAGAAATGTATCTCAACAAAGTCTAGATATGTGGAAATTACAAAGTCTTAATGGTTGACAATAAATCTAAATTTAACTAGATTTTCAAGGAGTCGAGTTGCTTTTCTTCCCACGAGGTTCTTGAAAATTCATTTCATTTTTAAACCTTGTTGATTTCCTTCTCCCCTTCTTCTTTTGTACACCCTCGTCATGAATGACTTTTGGGAAATTTAGTTGTGTAGGCCAACGGGGATCTCCTTTGTTAGGAATTGGTTCGAACACACCGTTATAAATCTTTGAGATATTTTCTAACTTGTAGCAATCATCAACAAGTTTATCATGTGTCATTTTGACATGTGCGCAACAAGCAATGACATGAGAGCAAGGGATATGATAATTTTGCCACTTTCCACATGTACAAGTTTGCTCATGTATGCGAATGGTATGGTTGTTTCCTCCTTTTAGTCCATCCCTTTTTGTAGTTACTTGAAATAACCATGTGTCCCGATCAAACAACTTTACATGATGTCCACTCGCTCGTGATATTGCCCGTATCAATTTCATATTTGCAACCTTGGTAAAAATTTGACCATTAAGAGTTTGTGTTGCTATCTCCACACGTCTCGCATCAAAGTAGTCAACTAATTTTTCAAACAATGCCCTaaccaaagaagtgatgggaaGGTTTTGTGCTTCAATTATTGCATTATTCCAACTTTCGGCATGATTTGTTGTCATGATGCCAAACCTTTTACCCCCATCATGTGCTAATGACCACTTTTTTAAAGGCTTATCTTCAAACCATTCCGTCGTCATTGGCTCCGCAGCCACCAATTGCTCCTATAACAAAAGAAACTTTTTAGGTTGAACTTGAGAAGCCAATTCAACCAAATTTTTCTTCAATCCTTTTTTCTTGTGTGCATTACAAAAGTTTGAAGCGAGGTGCCTGATACAAAATCGATGGTGATCATGTGGCTCACACCAACCACTCTTCTTCATAGCTGCCATAATCCTGGCGTGTCTGTCAGAGATGACACAAATCCCGTGCCTCTTACCTGCCACAAACCTTCTCAACCTATCCATAAACCACCCCCAGCTGGACATATTCTCGGCTTCGACGATAGCAAACGCAAGTGGAAGAAGATGACTAAATCCATCTACAGATGTGGCACTCAAGAGTACGCCAGGATATGGTCCATAAAGATGAGTCCAATCAATCAATATGACTGGAATGCAGTGCTCAAATCCATCAATGCATGGCTTCAAAGCCCAAAACAATCTCTTGAAAGTCATTACATGTTACATAAAACTCAATTTTTATTATTGTTCCATAATTAAATACTTTTTAATAGTTTAGGGTTCACTAATTCCATAATTGAGTTTTAGAAACTTTTATACGATTATGGAGTATTGCACAAATGGTTAGGGTTTAGGGTGTAGGGTTTAGGGCCTTTAGGCCCTAAACCTTATACTCTAAACCCTAATGTGTTCTAGGTTTTAGGGCCAATACTTTTTAATAGCTTAGGGTTCACCAATCTATAATTGGGTTTTAGAAACTTTTATACGATTATGGAGTAATATTGCACAAATGGTTAGGGTTTAGGGCCCTAAACCCTATACCCTAAACCCTAATGTGTTCTAGGTTTTAGGGTCGGTAGGCCCTAAAACCTGGAACCAATCTCTAATCAAATTTAATATTACTCCATAATTTAATACTTTTTAATAGCTTAGGGTTCACCAATCCATAATTGGGTTTTAGAAACTTTTATACGATTATGGAGTATTGCACAAATGGTTAGGGTTTAGGGTATAGGGTTTAGGGCCTTTAGGCCCTAAACCCTATACTCTAAACCCTAATGTGTCCGGCCCTAAAACCTAGGAACCAATCTCTAATCAAATTTAATATTACTCCATAATTTAATACTTTTTAATAGACATTAGCCTACAACAAAGCAATATATAAATTGAAGAAAAGTACCTCTCGCATCTCGTCTTTTTTGAAGAGCCAATCAACTTTTGTACCATTGTTGAAACATTGTAGCATTTCCATTAAATATGGAAGGCCACTATATGACCCTTCCCAAGAACCATGCACATCTTCCATGACTATTTTTTTTGCATTTCTTATTTTCTTCCTATTTGGATGATACCCAAACAAGTTTTCGGCCGTAGCTAGAAGCACTTTCTCCTTGATGTTTGGATCGGCTATTATTTGTGCCCTAATTGCTTCGGCAATGTCCGAAGATTTTAAATTGGAATGGTCTTGTGTAATAGATGGGTTCATACATGTGTGTGGACCCAAACTCTCCATTATTTCAAAATGATCATGCACACTTCGTTTCCTTGCTTTTAACTTCCAATTACAACCATTTTCCTCCATTTTGCAACAAACATACCAATTTAAGGAATCCGATCTTGTTGTTTTAATTTCTTGATGATTTCAGATATGAATATCTTTTACCACACGCATCAACTCATCTTTCGAACGAAATAGCATTCCTTTCCTCAATTCCATAGGTGACGACGCATTATTACTACTTTTAAGAATAGAGTTTTCAAGTGAGGCTATTGTTTTTGAACTACTAGAAATAAACGACGAATTTTCACTTGATCCCAAGCTCTGTACCTCCAAACGCCTACTAAAACTTGATTCTCCCACTCTTTCAACTAAATCTTTTTCAAAATCATGACGTGTACTTGTATTCAAATTAGTTTCCGTACCAATTGAAAACTTTTCCACATAAAGTTCCACGAACAAAGGAGTCCCCTTTGAAACCACTACACCAAACATCAACTCTACATCATCATCATCTTCAATAGGTACAATGCCAAACTTCAAATCATCCGGACTTTTACATCTATATTTTAACTTCAAGCCATATTTGTCTCTATCACTTTTAAATTTTGAGAACAAAATATCACACAAATCATCAAATTTCATACTAGTATTAAGTTTGACATGTTTTGCAACCGGTTTATCATAAATAAATCCATCTAACTGAGTTTTTAAGATATTACCATCAATGTAGATCCATCCAAGTACGGAATTTGTTGAATCTGATGCCATGATAAAACCCTAGTGCGAGATTAATACGAACCGATTTGATTATGGATGAGGTTGGTAGATATATGTATCACATTATAGAATTTTGGGTGTATAAAATTTTTTTGCAGAGAGTTGAAGCAAAAGCAAAATGAATTTCTTTTCAAAGACTTACAGTAGCGAGCCCCTGTAAGTAAATAACACAGAAACGTAATGTAAATATGCGTTAGTCGCTTAACGCATTCTTTGTTTGGGTTTCGTTTCAGAGTAAGCCCATCAACGCAAACCCTGTTCACGTTTTTCTAGTTCAGCTGATATTAAAAAAAAATGTGCAACGTGATTTTAAATTGCGTTTTCCCAAAAACGAATAATGAATTTGCGTTTCGTCTTTGAAAAAAacacttttatttatttatttagtacaACGTAAACTAAATTTGCGTTTTCTTTTTTGTAGTTGTATAAACTATTTACATTAAATTTAGCAGTGCAACGTAAATTACAATTACGTTTCTCTCTTAACGAATTTTTAAATTGCGTTTACAGTAAAATTATAAATTGTTTTCATAATTTGCAACAGTATTATAAATTCGTTTCAATGTTAACGCAACAAAATATTGCGTTTGTCATCAGAGTTCCGAaacacaatttttttttttgcGTTTTCAAGTGGTACAAAAGGCCATCTTCTCGCGCCGGTGAGATTTAGGGACATTGTTTCAATTATTGTGGTAACGAGGGCCAACACCCTTTATGTATGATTTTAACCATTTTATGAAAATTATGCTTTTTTATAATAGTTCCCTCATTGTTAGAATAAAAAATAATTTCTATTATTTGTGCTTCGATCTCCGTACACTAATATTATTTTTCTCATTAAAAATGTATTTAATTTATTCATATGGTTATAAATtgttattattaaataatcaagtAGTAATAAATATACGTAATAATGAGACATAATATTTATACATGCATATTAAGTTAGAGATAATTAATGCATgcataataaattaaaataattattaacatACAATTATGAGGGGCAATTAAGTAATTTTAACATGATTAAATTGTCTCATCCAACCCCTATTTgctatattatatataatagaTTGTAAAAATAGGATGTAATTAGAAGTAGTAAAATGTTTTTCTTACCGGAAATAATTCAAATTAGATTTTTTTTGACGAAATGTTTCATTACTCCAAATGATGTTGAATACAATTTCTAACATTAACTTGAATATAACTTCGATCAAAAATACGATCAATTCAAATTAGTTTTGATTTCATTGCTTTAAGTATAGCTAAAATAAAGTCTATTAGGATCGAAACTTGCAATCTATCTATGTACTATctatattatatgtatatactatattataataatcgGAATTGAGTATAATTTGGTATAATTTTTTTTGGTTTGTTTGTTTATCCTCGTTTATTTATATAGACCACCAAAACTCATAAATTCGAACTCCACCAAcagtatatatttatattattatttatacaataTCCAAGATTCAGATTCGAATCTcaccaataacaaatatttatattattatttataaatatactaataaaataatgatccgaaaaaaatatattataaatttaaataatataaatattaattaagacTCATCCATCACACAGGTTATAAAGTTAGTACTAAATAAATCTAAGAATTATATTATATACACTATTTAGTTCTTAGTTTGAATTTGTTTTGAAGTAAAATATTATAACAACACGGGCCATGAACTGAAAAGTGACAAAAAGTCAAATTACACATTTATCAGCGTTGTAAGGTAACACGTAACTTCAttaaatattaacaaaaaatacgattataaatataattattaaataaaatttaagtAATCTGATAAGTTCGTCTTATTCTTAATTTTGGCATTTAATAGAATTGTGGATGTTAAATGGTACGGAAAAATAGAATATAGCTACGAAAATATTATTTTACACGTATAAATTTTAAAACTTGGATATAGTTCGGAAGAGTAAAGTTTTTTAGGGGGATTTTGTTAAGTCCAAAAGGTATATGCAGTGGGTGCATGTATATTTTTCGTTTTGCTCTAAAATGAAGCggatattgaaattataaaaataaataaacaaataaaagaGATTTCACAGAATTATTGAGAAATTAAACCGCAATGGGTTGCTTACACCTTTGAACAATTATTCAAAGTTACAAAAAGATAAAGTCAATACAATTTAGAAGTTATCAAATTTATGActtctatctatcactctaaaaacTTATAACTCTTATCAAATGATTAGCAATACAATCAAGTAAGTTATATATGATGAGTGTATTTATTGTGTAAGCCTTTATATGGTGAGTAAGCAAATG
It contains:
- the LOC141718204 gene encoding uncharacterized protein LOC141718204, which translates into the protein MEENGCNWKLKARKRSVHDHFEIMESLGPHTCMNPSITQDHSNLKSSDIAEAIRAQIIADPNIKEKVLLATAENLFGYHPNRKKIRNAKKIVMEDVHGSWEGSYSGLPYLMEMLQCFNNGTKVDWLFKKDEMRERLFWALKPCIDGFEHCIPVILIDWTHLYGPYPGVLLSATSVDGFSHLLPLAFAIVEAENMSSWGWFMDRLRRFVAGTSLQTFEQLVAAEPMTTEWFEDKPLKKWSLAHDGGKRFGIMTTNHAESWNNAIIEAQNLPITSLVRALFEKLVDYFDARRVEIATQTLNGQIFTKVANMKLIRAISRASGHHVKLFDRDTWLFQVTTKRDGLKGGNNHTIRIHEQTCTCGKWQNYHIPCSHVIACCAHVKMTHDKLVDDCYKLENISKIYNGVFEPIPNKGDPRWPTQLNFPKVIHDEGVQKKKGRRKSTRFKNEMNFQEPRGKKSNSTP